The following DNA comes from Candidatus Ozemobacteraceae bacterium.
ATCGGCGAGAACCTGAGCCATGTTCTCCCCGAGCCTGCTCCGGGGAAAATCGAAGACCGCGTCTTCGATGACGAATCTCGAGCCCGGAGCGAACCGTTTTCCGACCAGGGCGAAAAAGTCGAATTTCTCGGGGTCCGTCAGGTGGTGAAGCGCCTTTCGGGAGGAGCCTCGGGTAAAGGTCTCGCCTTCGAGGCGGCAGTCGAGAAAAGGCAGTTCCAGAAGCTTGACGTTCGGATACGTCTCGAGTCGCTTCCGGGCGATGTCGAGCTGCTGGCGCGCGATGTCGACGCCGACGGCGCGCCGGCAGAGCTTCGCCGCGATCGACAACGCCGAGCCGTTCCCGCAGCCGAAATCGATGAAAACGTCATCGGGACCGAGTTCGAGG
Coding sequences within:
- a CDS encoding methyltransferase domain-containing protein, whose amino-acid sequence is MGTDAPDVWKSGALVEHYNTLFPFDEQEILEYLAPLELGPDDVFIDFGCGNGSALSIAAKLCRRAVGVDIARQQLDIARKRLETYPNVKLLELPFLDCRLEGETFTRGSSRKALHHLTDPEKFDFFALVGKRFAPGSRFVIEDAVFDFPRSRLGENMAQVLADAEQWYGERWSKVREDVLITLREEFATGIDAWEEALRAGGFRIAERRRRTCFLSHLTAIKEG